The genomic DNA GTTAGTGTTCGATGACCCAATTGAATCAAGTGAAATGTTTATATTCAAAAGCTTCAATAATGCTTTGTCAGAAACTACGTTCGAAACATACACTGATCAAATACTGTGTAAGTTAGTAGCTCTTCCAACCAGCTCTGTGCAAGAAATAGTGTTTGTTCCTTTAATACACACATTGATAGAGTAGATGTGCTTTGAATTCAATTTAGATAATAAATATGTAGTTCATTTCATGAGAAGTATCACATTTATTTACCCATATATGCAATGAAACTAAATAAGATCTTAATTAGTGTATAGCAAATTATTtaagaaagaaacaacaactcgatattaataataatttttcagAGAGATATCATTTATTTCGGTGGTAGTCTACATGATAAGTACTTAATgattaatgaattaatttctttttttatgaagAGAAGTGTGTTTGGTAGGAGAAAGGTTAGCTCGAGACGGAGCGTGCTTAAGACgaatttttataaaatctgCAACGTATTTGGGAGTTGCTAAAACTCTCGCATTACTTCCTATTTCTTTTAACAGAAGAATTATGCCTTCACACTTCCTGAACTCTATCTTCGTTGATCCCGGCTTACTTTTTCCAGTCCAACTGATTGTGGCAAAAAATGGTCGAGTAAAAAGTAAATCAAGCGCTTCATGTAATCGACTGTCTACATCTGCGACTGTTATTTGCCTCTGCAAATACCTAACTACATTTTCTTTAAATGATGGGTCAGTGCTAATCGATTGCTCAAAGGTATCTAATTCTTCTTTTGTATTAAGCTTGGCTAGCTCAAATTCGTTCCTAGAAAGTAGACCTTGCCTAGGACAACTTACAGCGACTAACTCCTCTACGGCTTCTCGATGCCGGGCTGAATTTCTAATAAGTATATCAAGTTTATTGTCTATAAGATCCTTTAAATacttattttctttctctaaCCGATCCACTTTGGCTCTAAGCTCCGCAATCTCTGCTTCTGAAGACAATTTTGCTCTTTTGTTAGCTATAATAAAAAtgagaatattttaaaattcgcaCATCGTATCACATAGACAAAATACTCAAAAAGTAACACATACTTTGTTCATTGCCGCAAATTTCATCTGGTTGGATTGCTCGATCCGCGCATTTCTCGGTGTTGGCATGACAAGAAGAATCTGcaagttaaaaataatgctatATAATTAAAAAGAACCGAATCGTTTTGACCGCTTTGAAACTTACTACATGGTTGCATGTCGACTGCAaggttattattattgttcgtGGAATTGAGCTGTGGTTCCCCtattattttgattatttggAGGTTTGGAACTGCAaaggaaaatgtaatttatattatttgaacataaaaaaaacactttaccTGACTTACTATTTGGAAACTGAATGGTTGGAACTTGGTTTGTACCAACTTCTTCGTAGGTGTCCTCACACCACATGTCCTCCTTATTTGTCGTTTCCATTTCGAATCTTTTGCAAAGTTTGATGTTATGATTTTCAACTGTTGTTTCGACACAATGATTGAAGCAATCTGAATTGGTTTTCACTATAACACTTTATTTGCTTGTGTGACGCGTAACTGATAGCTTAGGTTAGCAACTGAACTTTCCGATGGTTACAACAACTCTTGTGTACGAAGGTTTTAAGACAACTCTCGTTAATTAGGGTTGCAACCCCTTTTAATATCCTTTTTGGAATAGCGAAATTTTTAAGCAGTGCGAAGGAGTCCGCAATGCGAAGGAGAGTCAGCATGAGTAGTTATGCACCCTGACCGATGCGTACACAGCCCAATACTCGCGAATTTGTTACGATCGGCCAGGGTaatcttttgttcttccttgcaTCCGTGAGGTCAGGGTAAGGATATCCCCCTTCCTACATGCGTGAGGTCAGGGTAAGGATATCCTCCTTCCTACATGCGTGAGGTCAGTGTAAGGATATCCTCCTTCCTACATGCGTTAGGTCAGGGTAAGGATATCCTCCTTCCTACATGCGTGAGGTCAGGGTAAGGATATCCTCCTTCCTACATGCGTGAGGTCAGCGAGAAGAACTCTATGGAAATTTCCATGCGGTTGGGTGGATTGAGTGTTTAAAAGAGGAATGAGAAGAGAAGAGGAACTTTTGCTGTTGAATATATACATAAGCCATAACAACCGTATTTTTGATATATACATGCATATCAAATTACAAATTAAGAGATAACTTTACTAAAACTGAGCCTGCTTTTGTGagaaagtaaatatttaacaagTTAAACGCTGTAAATTTTTACTCTACTTTCCGTTCTGGAGGCATGTCGCGCGAATTGCAGCAAGTTGTGCTGTGCGTGCACGTTTAAACATGTCCCAATGATACAGGacaatgcaaaataaaaaaaaatagagctTAACTGAATATAATTgctaatttttttcttaagaCATGATTCCCGATTACttttaaaacatcaaacaaagaAACGCTTATTTGTTAATGCAAAATAATTTGCATTATCGGTTCCTACAAACAAATTGTCAAAACGGTATGCATAGTTGGCAAGCTTTTTCCATTAAATTGTATCGTCTTTTGACTGACACGGTACACATACGGTATAATTCTCAACATGCATAGCTTAGAACAAAACCTATCTCATAACAATCACATACGACACAGACTCGGTGGTTCAAATCGTTaacacatcaaacaaacaaggtAAATCCGATCATAACCAAGTTCTATTCCcgttcttacttacttacctaTTTACTACAGCTCCTGTAAAAAAAAGCGTCTGCACTCGCCTGGAACAAAACCCGCGCAAACTAATTCGCACAATATCGATACACCTCACACTTCCCCCCTAGCCTAGCCACAAAACGTCTCCTCTGGTGCAATCATCCATCCTACACATAGAAGAAAGCGACAAGAACAAACACGTGTGAAGAACAAGAGCGAACATGAAATAAATACCACCAAAAAAACGCGTTGGCGACAAAGCAAAACCAAGCCAAACAAGGAACAACACCatatatacttttttttgcttgtataTGCCTGTTCGTCTCCCATGCAAATACAGTCAATAAAGTAACCGTtttttgaccatttttttgcaaaggaaaagagagtgagagcctGTGAAGAGCAAATGGTCAAATCCGTCtgctatttttaatgttttttgacCGTGTTTGGACGGTCAAATCTTAGTCAAAAAACGTTCCAAAAAGCAACGAAATCGTTCGCTTGGGCACTAGCTCATTCAAAGTTACGGCTACGCCAGCAACAACCTTGGAAATCAGTGCCTTTGCACAAGACGCGCCTCTGATGCATTTTTTAAGAGTCGCAACTCCTCCAATATCTCTGCATTATTGGCAGCATTCATTTCCTAAAACTAAGACAAATATTATGAAACAATCATTCATAAAGATAGATCTTGAAAAAAGTAACTTACTTTTGTTCATATTATATTACTTTTGATATATTGACTTGATTTATATCCAGCATATAAATaagtccgatccgatccgaaagaACGATTCCGACCAGTTCGGGAATcgtttgattccggactcgttttgattccggactcgctttggttccggactcattttggttccggactcgtttttgattccgcgctccggattcccgttctgctgcaaatgtatgtcGTACATATTGTTCGCATTATTTCCTCTCTTCTTTGTCCTTGCCAGCCGGTTGCTTGATGGTGTAATTTCCGGGTAGAATTTTGGAGGCGACGGAgatttcctcttcttttttcctttcacttCTTGTGTTTCCTTTTCCATTAACAGCGCTGCTTACTCAAATTTGGCAAATTTGTTTGGGTGTTTAAACTCACAccttcaaatgattttaagtTCCGGCCCCTATTGATGACGCTCGATTCTCGAATccggaaaaaaaatatatatattttttttaaatgcactCAAAGCACTCAAAATCACTCACGGTCACTCAAAAAGATGTTGCACGTTTGCTTAACGAGCACCTTCCTTAAAGCAACGGTTAAGCAATGGTTAAGCAAAGATGATACGCGATTTCGTGTCGCGGGGAAGCCAGAGACGTTCTCTCAAGCAGTACG from Anopheles stephensi strain Indian chromosome 2, UCI_ANSTEP_V1.0, whole genome shotgun sequence includes the following:
- the LOC118503140 gene encoding uncharacterized protein LOC118503140 encodes the protein METTNKEDMWCEDTYEEVGTNQVPTIQFPNIPNLQIIKIIGEPQLNSTNNNNNLAVDMQPCNSSCHANTEKCADRAIQPDEICGNEQTNKRAKLSSEAEIAELRAKVDRLEKENKYLKDLIDNKLDILIRNSARHREAVEELVAVSCPRQGLLSRNEFELAKLNTKEELDTFEQSISTDPSFKENVVRYLQRQITVADVDSRLHEALDLLFTRPFFATISWTGKSKPGSTKIEFRKCEGIILLLKEIGSNARVLATPKYVADFIKIRLKHAPSRANLSPTKHTSLHKKRN